TGCTAAATAAAAAGAGATGCCGGCTTTATTTACAATCACTCCGGCAATTCACCAAAGCGTTCCCGATAACGAGCTAACTGCGCTTCTAATTCCGTCGTGCGTTGTTGAGCTGCCTCAGCCTGTTGTTGAGCTGCTTCAGCCTCCTCTTGGGGTGTTGGCAGCAAAACCCCATCCAAAGTTGCCCAGCGCAACCAGCCGGCATTTACGTCTGCATAAGTTCCTTCCCAGCGTACTAATGCTAACTGTAAATGCCGGCTGAGCAAGCGATTTTGTTCATCTATTTCAACCGGCTCATAAACCCCTCTCACTAAAACAAAAGCTGCCAACTCGCCACTATAGGGATCGAACCAATAATATTCAGGCACTCGTAACTGATTTTGATAAATTAGTTTTTTCTCGCCTTTATCTTTTTCTGCAGTACTATCTGATAACAACTCAATTACTAAGTCTGGCCCTTTTCCCTCCTGCCAAACGACCCAACTTTTGCGCTCTCGCTTGGGCACATCCAGCACTACAAAAACATCTGGCCCGCGAAAGTCTTGATTGCGTACCTGTGCCTCACTAAAATAGACAAACATATTGCCAGCGACAAAAACATCTTGACGCTGTTTCCACAACAGCCGCAATGGATGAATTAGCATCTCCATCTGTAGTACATGGCGCAAGCTTTCCATAGGCACCCCGTCATCGTAAGGAAGTTCGTCCTCTGTCGGAGGAATCGTCACGCCATACTCGGCTAGCTCAGCTAGTGTCATTTCCTCTTGCATAGAGTTTCACCTAGTTGTGATTTCGGCTACTCACTATTTTAATTGAAATCTGCTTTACTTAGATATTAAATGAAAGTAAAATTTTGATAGTTTGTAAATTTAGTTTTTTTGACGTTAGAATTTTCTTTAAATATTTAAAAAGTACTTAATTCCCTCATTTCAAATCTTGATTAATTCAAAACTGACTTTAAAAATGGTAATATTTTATAGATTTTTAACACAATTCTTATGCACCGGCACTCCTCCCATTTTTTGTTTGCCATCACAGCAGTGTTCATGCTTTTCGGTTGCACTGACACTCCCGAAGTATTTAACACTCCTCAACAAACGCAGCCGACAAAAAAGCCGGCACAACCTACTATTGTTTCCCGCATTGCCTTCGGTTCTTGCAATAAACACGATCTCCCGCAACCATTGTGGCAACCAATTATTAGCAGTCAACCCGATCTCTGGATCTGGCTTGGAGATATTGTCTATGGGGATACCGGCAACATGAAGGTTATGCAGCGTAAATATCAAGCGACAAAAGCAAACCCAGGCTATCAAGCATTACTTCAAACCACGCCAGTGATTGGTACTTGGGATGATCATGATTATGGCAAGAATAATGCCGGCAAAGAATATAAAAAGAAAGCAGAAAGTCAACAGGAGTTATTAGACTTTCTTGATGAGCCGGCAGATAGTGAGCGCCGACAGCAAGCTGGAGTTTATACTGCCTACACTTATGGCACAGTAGGCAAGCAAGTCAAAGTCATTTTACTGGACACTCGCTATCATCGGGATGCGCCGGGTAAAAATAGTGATATTCTGGGTGAACAGCAGTGGAATTGGTTAGAAAAAGAATTTAAAAATAGCAAAGCGCAAATTAATTTGGTCATTTCAAGTATTCAAGTTTTGCCAGAAGACCACAAAGAAGAAAAATGGGAAAACTTCCCTAAAGCGCGGCAACGGTTGTTTGATTTGATTAAGAAAACGAAACTTTCAAGCGTAATTTTTCTAAGTGGTGACCGGC
Above is a window of Microcoleus sp. FACHB-672 DNA encoding:
- a CDS encoding Uma2 family endonuclease produces the protein MQEEMTLAELAEYGVTIPPTEDELPYDDGVPMESLRHVLQMEMLIHPLRLLWKQRQDVFVAGNMFVYFSEAQVRNQDFRGPDVFVVLDVPKRERKSWVVWQEGKGPDLVIELLSDSTAEKDKGEKKLIYQNQLRVPEYYWFDPYSGELAAFVLVRGVYEPVEIDEQNRLLSRHLQLALVRWEGTYADVNAGWLRWATLDGVLLPTPQEEAEAAQQQAEAAQQRTTELEAQLARYRERFGELPE
- a CDS encoding alkaline phosphatase D family protein, coding for MHRHSSHFLFAITAVFMLFGCTDTPEVFNTPQQTQPTKKPAQPTIVSRIAFGSCNKHDLPQPLWQPIISSQPDLWIWLGDIVYGDTGNMKVMQRKYQATKANPGYQALLQTTPVIGTWDDHDYGKNNAGKEYKKKAESQQELLDFLDEPADSERRQQAGVYTAYTYGTVGKQVKVILLDTRYHRDAPGKNSDILGEQQWNWLEKEFKNSKAQINLVISSIQVLPEDHKEEKWENFPKARQRLFDLIKKTKLSSVIFLSGDRHFAEISKMKTGSIPYPLYEITSSGLTHSWEKLEKEPNKFRQGPFFKYLHFGLMEIDWNSKPVRVKLQIRDENNQVKLEQKVNLSELSFTSKK